A part of Leptospira neocaledonica genomic DNA contains:
- the murD gene encoding UDP-N-acetylmuramoyl-L-alanine--D-glutamate ligase codes for MKNFPTSLLGQRVLVLGGGVSGMAALRLLKERQANAVLCNSEALPDLNVTFVGEDVILADLLPIALIVKSPGISPTHPVILQAHSLAIPVVSEVELARAFYSGKLIGVTGTDGKSTTTSLTTHLVSSDFPGATAGGNIGLAFSDFCLKPVPLSVLELSSYQLEDSGPLELNVSIILNLASDHLERHKSLDNYFEAKTRIVDHSNPRHTLVTSSKLFKERIQKLGWSCKISIFGREAGNDAIISEEERTIKTAKAIYDAKNFPLPGGHNLDNLAASILAAEAIGAKPENIQGLIGTFKGLPHRFQYAGKAAGISFINDSKSTNLHSMLAGLSTWKDKKATFLILGGRPKAEPLEPLKEFLASGIGWVLLIGEARETWAPVISPILGSHLILADNLEEGFAQIKNAVRSGIARVTSVVFSPACASFDLYKNFEERGEHFLKLVSDWTREEP; via the coding sequence ATGAAGAATTTTCCTACCTCCCTATTAGGTCAAAGAGTCCTGGTTCTCGGCGGGGGAGTTTCCGGAATGGCGGCTCTCCGACTTTTGAAAGAGAGACAAGCGAATGCTGTTCTTTGTAATTCGGAAGCTCTTCCAGATTTGAATGTAACATTCGTAGGCGAAGATGTAATTTTAGCGGACCTTCTTCCAATCGCTCTCATCGTAAAAAGTCCGGGAATTTCTCCTACCCATCCAGTAATTTTACAGGCACACTCTCTCGCAATCCCAGTTGTTTCCGAGGTGGAATTGGCAAGAGCATTCTATTCCGGAAAATTGATCGGAGTGACCGGTACGGATGGAAAGTCCACCACCACTTCCCTCACTACTCATTTGGTTTCTTCCGATTTTCCAGGAGCTACTGCAGGAGGTAATATCGGTTTAGCGTTCAGCGATTTTTGCCTAAAACCGGTTCCACTTTCCGTCCTGGAACTTTCTAGCTATCAATTGGAAGATTCCGGTCCATTAGAACTTAATGTATCTATAATATTAAATCTTGCCTCAGATCACCTGGAAAGACATAAAAGTTTGGACAATTATTTCGAAGCCAAGACTAGGATTGTGGACCATTCTAATCCACGCCATACTCTAGTGACTAGCTCCAAACTTTTTAAAGAAAGGATCCAAAAATTAGGATGGTCTTGCAAAATTTCAATCTTCGGTAGAGAAGCGGGAAACGACGCAATCATCTCGGAAGAAGAGAGAACGATCAAAACTGCAAAAGCCATTTACGATGCCAAAAATTTTCCTCTTCCTGGAGGCCATAATTTAGATAACCTGGCTGCTTCTATCTTAGCCGCAGAAGCGATCGGTGCGAAACCGGAAAATATTCAAGGACTGATCGGGACTTTTAAAGGTCTCCCTCATCGTTTCCAGTATGCAGGTAAAGCGGCGGGTATTTCTTTTATCAACGATTCAAAATCTACGAACCTTCATAGTATGCTTGCTGGTTTAAGCACTTGGAAGGACAAAAAAGCCACCTTCTTGATTTTAGGAGGAAGACCCAAAGCGGAACCTTTGGAACCTTTAAAAGAATTTTTGGCTTCTGGTATCGGTTGGGTTTTATTGATCGGAGAAGCAAGGGAAACCTGGGCCCCGGTAATATCCCCTATCTTGGGCTCTCATTTAATCTTAGCAGATAATTTGGAAGAAGGTTTTGCGCAGATCAAAAACGCAGTGCGCTCCGGAATAGCAAGAGTTACGTCGGTAGTGTTTTCGCCTGCTTGTGCAAGTTTTGATCTATATAAGAACTTTGAGGAAAGAGGAGAACATTTCTTGAAACTTGTCTCCGATTGGACCAGAGAGGAACCTTAG
- a CDS encoding TMEM43 family protein has product MAFEDSGESSSIFGSIGDSFKGMLAGVVLFPLSLYLIFQVETCEQASAALKGALPAAQAKPGIASYITGKLSADTLGGEFVKPGKYISYSQSSEVYAWEETSKEDSKTKKTVYDCELDWISSPKNPRNFKDPACKSKPFYQATVDDKSSVASDAKVKAEDGKTYSVNLTKVDLTSAVPSVSPGSGELSKGIAEGDYIYLSQKCASDQTEGCERISVSLVPVPEENMTFVGAVSGGSIGEFTSEEGNKFLNASVGDFQTTMKDIQSDDNTAKWLMRLGCFIAMWVSFNLLAGPLLSLLSFVPFVGELGKAALSIVFGVVAFVITAVTILLVKFWYIWLILGLAAIGYAIYKRKAATA; this is encoded by the coding sequence ATGGCGTTTGAAGATTCAGGGGAAAGTTCGAGCATATTCGGATCCATCGGTGATTCGTTCAAAGGAATGTTGGCAGGGGTAGTACTCTTTCCACTTTCATTATATTTGATATTTCAAGTAGAAACTTGCGAGCAAGCAAGTGCCGCTCTCAAAGGTGCGTTACCTGCTGCCCAAGCAAAACCGGGAATTGCTTCATATATTACCGGTAAATTGAGCGCTGATACACTTGGAGGAGAATTCGTAAAACCTGGAAAATATATTTCCTATTCTCAATCTTCCGAAGTATATGCTTGGGAAGAAACCAGCAAAGAAGACTCTAAAACCAAAAAGACGGTCTACGATTGTGAATTGGATTGGATCTCTTCTCCCAAAAATCCTAGAAATTTCAAAGATCCTGCATGTAAGTCCAAACCTTTCTACCAGGCGACTGTGGATGATAAGAGTTCTGTTGCTTCTGACGCGAAAGTGAAAGCCGAAGATGGTAAAACATATAGCGTGAATTTGACCAAAGTAGACCTAACTTCTGCAGTACCTTCTGTAAGTCCTGGATCAGGAGAATTGTCGAAAGGAATTGCCGAAGGAGATTATATCTATTTATCGCAAAAATGCGCGAGCGACCAAACCGAAGGTTGTGAAAGAATCAGCGTATCTTTAGTCCCGGTTCCGGAAGAAAATATGACTTTCGTAGGGGCTGTGAGCGGAGGCTCCATCGGAGAGTTTACTAGCGAAGAAGGTAATAAATTTCTGAATGCCTCCGTAGGCGATTTCCAAACCACTATGAAGGACATCCAAAGTGATGATAATACGGCAAAATGGCTGATGAGACTTGGTTGTTTCATTGCAATGTGGGTGAGTTTTAACCTTCTTGCGGGACCATTACTTTCTCTCTTAAGTTTTGTTCCTTTTGTGGGAGAATTGGGGAAGGCAGCTCTTTCCATAGTGTTTGGAGTCGTGGCTTTCGTGATTACTGCTGTTACCATTCTTCTTGTGAAGTTCTGGTATATCTGGCTGATATTAGGATTGGCAGCAATTGGTTACGCTATCTACAAAAGGAAAGCGGCAACAGCTTAG
- the flgE gene encoding flagellar hook protein FlgE: MMRSLYSGVSGLKNHQVRMDVIGNNISNVNTHGFKTERVTFQDMISQELRGASEPKENIGGVNPQQVGLGALIAAIDKIMTQGALQTTGKNTDVAISGEGFFIVKDGDKQFYTRAGAFNLDKNGYYVNPANGLKVQGWNSRLDEKGNKYINSSASIEDIIIPVYSKEPARATSKVDFRSNLNSSVQAVPPDATPEEITAMINDPDPKARRGHVTTIKVFDDQGAEREFKMEFYKVRENTWKARTSLTDATQLSVDVAATGGQNTQMPGLTELEFGFTPDGKIVYVSDGTDVMNTGKLNAKVSFKLPGNPQTQSFDLSLGEAGMVDGITQFSSDFTTKAVKQDGYTMGYLESFSIDNSGTVTGVYSNGIKQPLARIATAVFNNPAGLDKAGDTMFAFSNNSGEPLIGEAGIAGRGKINAGLLEMSNVDLSDQFTDMIVTQRGFQANSRTITTTDQMLQEVLGLKR, translated from the coding sequence ATGATGAGATCCCTTTATTCAGGAGTTTCCGGTTTAAAAAACCACCAAGTGCGGATGGACGTGATCGGTAACAATATTTCCAACGTGAACACCCACGGTTTTAAAACGGAACGTGTTACTTTCCAGGACATGATCTCCCAGGAGTTGAGAGGAGCTTCCGAGCCTAAGGAAAACATTGGTGGGGTGAACCCTCAACAAGTTGGTCTCGGAGCATTGATCGCTGCAATCGATAAGATCATGACCCAAGGTGCTTTACAAACAACCGGTAAGAATACGGACGTTGCGATTTCCGGAGAAGGTTTCTTTATCGTGAAAGATGGGGACAAACAATTCTATACCAGAGCCGGTGCCTTTAACTTAGACAAGAATGGCTATTATGTAAACCCTGCAAACGGTTTGAAAGTCCAAGGTTGGAATTCTCGCTTAGATGAGAAAGGGAATAAATATATAAACTCTTCCGCTTCGATCGAAGATATTATCATTCCGGTATATTCTAAAGAACCTGCAAGAGCTACTTCCAAAGTGGATTTCAGATCCAACTTGAATTCTTCCGTGCAAGCAGTTCCGCCTGACGCTACTCCAGAAGAGATCACCGCTATGATCAACGATCCGGACCCTAAGGCAAGAAGGGGACATGTAACTACTATCAAAGTTTTTGATGACCAAGGTGCTGAAAGAGAATTTAAAATGGAATTCTATAAAGTTCGCGAAAACACTTGGAAGGCCAGAACGTCTTTAACTGACGCCACTCAACTTTCGGTGGATGTTGCTGCTACAGGTGGACAGAACACTCAAATGCCTGGACTTACCGAGCTTGAGTTCGGATTCACTCCTGACGGTAAGATCGTTTATGTTTCCGACGGAACAGATGTGATGAACACCGGAAAATTGAATGCAAAAGTTTCCTTTAAACTTCCTGGCAATCCTCAGACCCAAAGTTTTGATTTATCTTTAGGTGAAGCTGGAATGGTAGACGGAATCACTCAGTTCTCTTCCGACTTTACTACTAAAGCTGTAAAACAAGACGGATATACCATGGGATATTTGGAGTCCTTCTCCATTGATAATTCCGGAACAGTAACAGGTGTTTATTCCAACGGGATCAAACAACCATTAGCAAGAATTGCAACAGCAGTTTTCAATAACCCTGCCGGTTTGGATAAAGCTGGAGATACAATGTTCGCATTCTCCAATAACTCAGGAGAACCATTGATCGGCGAGGCCGGTATCGCAGGTAGAGGAAAGATCAACGCTGGTCTATTAGAAATGTCGAATGTGGATCTTTCCGATCAGTTTACTGATATGATCGTAACTCAGAGAGGTTTCCAGGCAAACTCCAGAACGATCACGACCACAGACCAAATGTTACAGGAAGTCCTGGGTCTCAAACGTTAA
- a CDS encoding patatin-like phospholipase family protein: protein MREKKKKVGTKNKSEAKNNRFGSIFSSNQELFRDWDPVETSSFTGLFEYKSISSGTVLIASEKSSAWFYFLLEGKCEEFTKASSGEELMVRSLGPGSHFGEAGFFHWKEGKFGVRTETDSKLLRISTKNWHKWEIEHPETSKRWKERLETKRFFRMASYEPSHKELLGFISNLELLFHIDRRKIGELTPYLRWLYVPGGERLMLQGEPGNSLFIILSGRFRYSVSDDQGNITGEGEFAKGDIIGEMSLLTGEPRSASVYAVRSSQVIQISRNGFRKFISESPEALFHVTETIARRLGQKNKESSRFGRKVHTIALVPVTEGFPLKHFSSELSKSLKSFGSALPVNEEKLSKFLKDRKTLQKNGMRFGIPDILSWFAGLEKEYDNVVFEVGPSGDPLWTEASLRQADRILLLAETGRPILKNSYSWNLIQGESLGETTKESVIYLEDSYSRWEELENTLHELPGQKLILRKNRAGEFDRIARRLESRSVGVALSGGGAKGFAHLGLLRSLTEAGIPIDLIGGTSSGSIMAGLFAMGYGFDESLRLIKEVWIEAKLTRDYTLPFVSILRGARYSRAIKEFFGNRKIETLLIPFLAVACDLTNSKPKVFEEGEVWKAIRASTSIPGIFPPFYTDGSLYVDGGLWDNLPGTLVRRKGADVLVSVDLGAGSQPNKDQTYGLLVESRFPGEGPSALKLLGNQFMKKEDRYSFPHIGELFMRSMLLSSRNNLLKTKENSDIFVELPVRDFSTFDWDEYKRLYEIGYEHSQKFVKDWSKIIKDKVYSERKTN from the coding sequence GTGAGAGAAAAAAAGAAAAAAGTCGGAACAAAAAACAAATCCGAAGCAAAGAATAATAGGTTTGGATCTATATTTTCATCTAACCAGGAATTGTTCCGGGATTGGGATCCGGTAGAAACTTCTTCTTTTACAGGACTTTTCGAATATAAATCTATAAGCTCTGGCACAGTTTTAATTGCCTCAGAAAAATCTTCTGCTTGGTTTTATTTTCTTTTAGAAGGCAAATGTGAGGAATTTACTAAGGCTTCCTCCGGAGAAGAGCTAATGGTCCGAAGCCTGGGGCCTGGTTCTCATTTTGGAGAAGCAGGATTTTTCCATTGGAAAGAAGGTAAGTTTGGAGTAAGAACTGAAACTGACTCCAAACTTTTAAGGATTAGTACTAAGAACTGGCATAAATGGGAAATTGAACATCCAGAAACTTCTAAACGTTGGAAGGAAAGATTAGAGACCAAAAGATTTTTTAGGATGGCTTCTTATGAACCAAGTCATAAGGAACTTCTCGGATTTATTTCTAATCTAGAATTATTATTTCATATAGATCGAAGAAAAATAGGGGAACTGACTCCTTATTTGAGATGGTTGTATGTTCCAGGCGGAGAAAGATTGATGCTCCAGGGAGAACCTGGAAATTCACTTTTTATAATATTGTCCGGAAGATTTAGATACAGTGTTTCTGATGACCAAGGAAATATTACTGGCGAAGGAGAATTTGCAAAGGGAGATATCATTGGTGAGATGTCTTTGCTCACAGGTGAGCCTCGTTCTGCTTCAGTGTATGCAGTACGTTCCTCTCAGGTAATACAAATTTCTAGAAATGGATTCCGGAAATTTATCTCTGAATCGCCAGAGGCTTTATTTCATGTGACAGAAACAATCGCCAGAAGATTGGGACAAAAAAACAAAGAATCTTCTCGCTTTGGTCGAAAAGTTCATACGATTGCATTAGTTCCTGTCACAGAAGGTTTTCCTCTTAAACATTTTTCAAGTGAACTTTCCAAATCCTTAAAATCGTTCGGTTCTGCACTCCCGGTAAACGAGGAAAAACTTTCTAAGTTTTTAAAAGACAGAAAGACACTTCAAAAAAACGGAATGCGATTTGGAATTCCAGATATTCTATCTTGGTTTGCTGGACTGGAGAAGGAATACGATAACGTTGTATTCGAAGTGGGACCTTCTGGAGATCCACTTTGGACGGAAGCGAGTCTTAGGCAGGCAGATCGTATCCTTCTTCTCGCCGAAACTGGAAGACCAATATTAAAAAATTCTTATTCTTGGAATTTGATCCAAGGAGAAAGTTTGGGAGAAACCACGAAAGAATCTGTAATTTATTTGGAAGATTCTTATAGTCGTTGGGAAGAATTGGAAAATACTCTTCATGAATTGCCAGGCCAAAAACTTATCTTGAGAAAGAATAGAGCCGGAGAATTTGATCGCATCGCAAGAAGATTAGAAAGTAGATCCGTTGGAGTTGCTCTTTCAGGCGGAGGAGCAAAAGGTTTTGCACATTTAGGGTTACTCAGATCTTTAACAGAAGCGGGAATACCAATTGATCTGATCGGAGGAACTAGCTCAGGCTCTATCATGGCCGGATTATTTGCGATGGGATATGGATTTGACGAATCTCTCCGATTGATCAAAGAAGTTTGGATAGAAGCAAAACTTACGAGGGATTATACTCTTCCGTTCGTTTCTATTTTGAGAGGAGCAAGATATTCCAGAGCTATCAAAGAATTTTTCGGGAATAGAAAAATAGAAACTCTATTGATCCCCTTTTTAGCTGTGGCATGCGATCTTACAAATTCAAAACCGAAAGTATTCGAAGAAGGAGAAGTTTGGAAAGCAATCAGAGCCAGTACTTCTATCCCTGGGATTTTTCCTCCGTTTTATACTGACGGCTCCTTGTATGTGGATGGAGGACTTTGGGATAATCTTCCTGGTACTTTGGTGAGAAGAAAGGGAGCTGATGTTTTAGTCTCCGTTGATTTAGGAGCAGGGTCTCAGCCAAATAAGGATCAGACTTACGGATTACTCGTTGAGTCAAGATTCCCTGGAGAAGGGCCTTCTGCCTTAAAACTTTTGGGAAATCAGTTTATGAAAAAGGAAGATAGATATTCCTTCCCTCATATAGGTGAGTTATTTATGAGATCCATGCTATTATCCAGTCGAAATAATCTTCTTAAAACAAAAGAAAATTCTGATATATTCGTCGAATTACCAGTGAGAGATTTTTCTACATTCGATTGGGATGAATACAAAAGATTATATGAAATAGGATACGAGCATTCTCAAAAATTCGTAAAGGATTGGTCCAAGATCATTAAAGATAAAGTATATTCCGAAAGAAAGACGAATTAA
- a CDS encoding indole-3-glycerol-phosphate synthase (involved in tryptophan biosynthesis; amino acid biosynthesis; converts 1-(2-carboxyphenylamino)-1-deoxy-D-ribulose 5-phosphate to C(1)-(3-indolyl)-glycerol 3-phosphat), which yields MMALHRVLQEIVENKKREIETIPEYSPSPYAGTGLWQSLRSRKFSIISECKKMSPSSGIIRQEYDAVSIAKTYSECGATAISVLTDKKYFGGSLEDLKNVSSQVNIPILRKDFILDAKQVAEAREFGAAAILLIVRILTPEKLAELIKEAKKYNMDVLTEIHTEEEATIAAKAGANIVGINTRDLDDFSIHQELVPKVASKLSPNIVKVGESGVKSKADLDEFRSHVDAALIGTYFMEKSDIRKAWLELF from the coding sequence ATGATGGCATTACATCGGGTTCTCCAAGAAATCGTAGAAAATAAAAAAAGGGAAATTGAAACGATTCCCGAATATAGTCCTTCCCCATATGCGGGGACCGGATTATGGCAATCTCTACGTTCTCGCAAATTTTCAATCATTTCGGAATGTAAAAAAATGAGCCCTTCTTCCGGAATCATCCGGCAAGAATACGATGCAGTCTCCATTGCAAAAACCTATTCTGAATGCGGAGCAACTGCGATCTCCGTACTCACAGACAAAAAATATTTTGGCGGATCCCTTGAAGATCTAAAGAATGTTTCTTCTCAGGTGAATATACCTATATTAAGAAAAGATTTTATACTAGATGCAAAGCAGGTGGCAGAAGCAAGGGAATTTGGAGCAGCTGCAATTCTACTTATAGTTCGTATACTTACACCTGAAAAACTTGCTGAACTCATCAAAGAAGCAAAAAAATATAATATGGATGTTCTCACAGAGATCCATACGGAAGAAGAAGCGACTATTGCTGCCAAGGCAGGTGCAAATATAGTCGGTATCAATACTCGAGACTTGGATGATTTTTCAATCCATCAGGAACTGGTTCCTAAGGTAGCATCCAAACTTTCTCCCAATATTGTGAAAGTAGGAGAGTCTGGGGTGAAGAGTAAGGCTGACCTGGATGAGTTCCGTTCCCATGTAGATGCGGCGCTGATCGGTACTTACTTCATGGAAAAGTCTGATATCCGCAAAGCCTGGCTGGAATTATTCTAG
- a CDS encoding HD domain-containing phosphohydrolase encodes MESKFKQYIVTDSATLAGRLSILRTKIQAELIDLNDFFESAEIRDTPQFVNTLFYISSKALESEHIKIREQLKNNPLILARFILNADLGYEGYKNTEIEDDLIFGILPEITTDLHLSKTFANGFLHLHMITDQFDLLHKINTAKYEINRLTRIGISLANEKDFDKLLREILYSAREICNADSGSLYLVEQDDIGFVRNLRFKISALSIDTEEFILPINKSSIAGYVAETGKVLNIQDVYDLPENAEFSFNRNFDILSNYHTKSMLVVPMKGHRGDVVGVLQLINRKRNFNQKLTVEQMKGEEIQPFDDYSAQLVLGVAGQAAVAIQNNYLLREIETLFEGFVTASVNAIEARDPTTSGHSFRVALLTVGLAETLDRADSGKYKDTKFSKEQIKEIRYASLLHDFGKVGVREKVLVKAKKLEDLEIGLIDWRFRYLKKDFESKLNLRKVEYLKKHGPTGYSDFEKAIEFEFNEECKRLTSMFQIISQSNEPSILEEANSQFLEEIAKMQYITTEGENLDLISAYEFGFLTIKKGSLDFEERKEIESHVEHTFQFLSKIPWTNDLKMVPTIAHAHHEKLNGTGYPRGLSGEDIPVQSRIMTISDIFDALTDQDRPYKKAVPVDRALDILEMEAKENHLDGDLLKVFVESKVWEKLNHQGHIK; translated from the coding sequence ATGGAATCCAAGTTTAAGCAATATATCGTAACGGATTCCGCAACTCTTGCCGGAAGACTTTCGATCCTCCGCACCAAGATCCAGGCAGAATTGATCGATCTAAACGATTTTTTCGAGTCTGCAGAGATCAGGGATACTCCACAATTTGTTAATACTCTCTTTTATATTTCCTCCAAAGCATTAGAATCAGAGCATATTAAGATCAGAGAACAGCTAAAGAATAATCCCCTGATCTTGGCCAGGTTCATCTTGAATGCGGACCTAGGTTATGAAGGTTATAAAAATACCGAAATCGAAGACGATCTGATTTTTGGAATATTGCCCGAGATCACAACTGATCTTCATCTTTCTAAAACGTTCGCAAACGGTTTTTTACATCTGCATATGATTACGGATCAGTTTGATCTTTTACATAAGATTAATACTGCAAAATACGAGATCAATCGTTTGACTAGGATCGGTATCAGTTTAGCGAACGAAAAAGATTTTGATAAACTTTTAAGAGAAATTTTATATAGTGCGAGAGAGATCTGTAATGCGGACTCCGGTTCTTTGTATCTGGTGGAACAAGACGATATCGGATTTGTTCGAAATTTACGTTTTAAAATTTCAGCATTGAGTATAGATACAGAAGAGTTTATTCTTCCTATTAATAAGTCCAGTATCGCAGGTTATGTTGCAGAAACCGGTAAAGTCCTAAATATTCAGGACGTATATGATCTGCCGGAGAACGCAGAATTTTCCTTCAATCGTAACTTCGATATATTATCAAATTACCATACAAAGTCTATGCTCGTTGTTCCTATGAAAGGTCATAGGGGGGATGTGGTGGGCGTTCTTCAGCTCATCAATCGCAAACGAAATTTTAATCAAAAATTAACTGTGGAACAAATGAAAGGGGAAGAGATCCAACCTTTCGACGATTATTCCGCTCAATTGGTGTTAGGAGTTGCAGGACAAGCTGCAGTCGCTATCCAAAACAATTATTTATTAAGAGAGATCGAAACATTATTCGAAGGCTTTGTGACTGCGTCAGTAAATGCGATTGAAGCGAGGGACCCAACCACAAGCGGTCACTCTTTTCGAGTCGCGCTATTGACTGTAGGACTTGCAGAAACCTTAGATCGGGCGGATTCCGGAAAATATAAAGACACAAAATTTTCTAAAGAACAGATTAAAGAAATCAGATATGCTTCCTTACTTCACGATTTCGGAAAAGTTGGAGTAAGAGAAAAGGTTTTGGTCAAGGCCAAAAAATTAGAAGATCTGGAGATCGGTCTGATCGATTGGAGATTTCGATATTTAAAGAAAGATTTCGAATCCAAATTGAACTTAAGAAAAGTAGAATATTTGAAGAAACATGGACCTACAGGATATTCCGATTTCGAAAAAGCGATAGAGTTTGAGTTTAATGAAGAATGTAAAAGACTCACCTCCATGTTCCAGATCATCAGCCAGAGTAATGAACCTTCTATCTTGGAAGAAGCAAATTCTCAGTTTTTAGAAGAGATTGCTAAAATGCAATACATCACTACAGAAGGAGAGAATCTGGATCTGATCTCTGCTTACGAGTTTGGGTTTTTAACCATCAAAAAAGGTTCTTTGGATTTCGAAGAAAGAAAGGAAATCGAATCCCATGTGGAGCATACATTCCAATTTTTGAGTAAGATCCCTTGGACAAATGATCTAAAAATGGTGCCAACCATAGCCCATGCTCACCACGAAAAATTAAATGGAACAGGATATCCAAGAGGACTTTCCGGTGAAGATATCCCGGTCCAATCTAGGATCATGACCATCTCAGATATATTCGATGCGCTGACCGACCAGGATCGACCATATAAAAAAGCGGTTCCTGTAGATAGAGCCTTGGACATTTTAGAAATGGAAGCCAAAGAAAATCATTTGGATGGGGATCTATTAAAAGTATTCGTGGAATCCAAGGTTTGGGAGAAACTAAACCACCAAGGACATATTAAATAA
- a CDS encoding STAS domain-containing protein, producing the protein MLDHKVQDGVLIVYLKGRLDVSIANEVEENLNDLIDNQGHTRVILNMQDVDYMSSSGFRACISTLRKLNAKEGGLKICGIKPAVKRIFDVIELTSLFDIRETEDEALRTFRA; encoded by the coding sequence TTGCTCGATCACAAGGTACAGGATGGAGTTCTTATAGTTTACCTCAAGGGACGTTTGGACGTTTCTATCGCAAACGAGGTGGAAGAAAATCTGAACGATCTAATCGATAACCAAGGACATACCAGGGTTATTTTGAACATGCAAGATGTGGACTATATGTCTTCGTCCGGATTTAGAGCATGTATTTCCACACTCAGAAAATTGAACGCAAAAGAAGGCGGTCTCAAAATCTGCGGGATCAAACCAGCGGTGAAAAGAATTTTCGATGTGATCGAACTTACCTCTCTATTTGATATCCGAGAAACGGAAGACGAGGCACTTCGAACTTTTCGCGCATAA